From the genome of Nakamurella flavida, one region includes:
- a CDS encoding peptidylprolyl isomerase, giving the protein MSTQATLHTNRGDIVIDLFPNHAPKTVANFVGLATGSGKYSEKNAGGSSEGPFYDGAIFHRVIDGFMIQGGDPTGTGRGGPGYTFADEFHPELSFNKPYLLAMANAGPGTNGSQFFITTGKTPHLTYKHTIFGEVADQASRDVVDAIGTTKTDRFDKPADDVVITSITVTDTDAA; this is encoded by the coding sequence GTGAGTACTCAAGCAACCCTGCACACCAACCGCGGCGACATCGTCATCGACCTGTTCCCGAACCACGCCCCGAAGACGGTCGCCAACTTCGTCGGCCTGGCGACCGGGTCCGGGAAGTACTCGGAGAAGAACGCCGGCGGCTCCTCGGAGGGCCCGTTCTACGACGGGGCGATCTTCCACCGTGTCATCGACGGCTTCATGATCCAGGGCGGCGACCCGACCGGCACCGGCCGTGGCGGCCCCGGCTACACCTTCGCCGACGAGTTCCACCCCGAGCTGTCGTTCAACAAGCCCTACCTGCTGGCCATGGCCAACGCCGGGCCGGGCACCAACGGCTCGCAGTTCTTCATCACCACCGGCAAGACCCCGCACCTGACCTACAAGCACACCATCTTCGGCGAGGTCGCCGACCAGGCCTCCCGCGATGTCGTGGACGCCATCGGCACCACGAAGACCGACCGGTTCGACAAGCCCGCCGACGACGTGGTGATCACCTCGATCACCGTGACGGACACCGACGCCGCCTGA
- a CDS encoding DUF2020 domain-containing protein yields MRSLAPRRRAVCAAVAALAVLAGAVLVGCTGGPSTAATSDLQTPVAATTLVSTVGTTTRTATVEQTITSRAPGSQVVAAPPPETPVPAPVDGSCPYLTDDEVADINGQRTGQTTVTDVQPHPICTFTRSDGGWLATVRFIAADTPQAAVAAVDQHVPIDGSDPASQPAGWSGGSTVLADRSVYAVAKGTIAVVAESNQLQTVKGRQMVVTAVARLGL; encoded by the coding sequence GTGAGATCCCTCGCTCCCCGACGCCGGGCCGTGTGCGCGGCGGTGGCGGCCCTGGCGGTGCTGGCCGGTGCGGTGCTCGTGGGGTGCACCGGCGGGCCGTCCACCGCCGCGACGAGCGACCTGCAGACCCCCGTCGCGGCGACGACGCTGGTCAGCACGGTCGGCACGACCACCCGCACGGCCACCGTGGAGCAGACGATCACCAGCCGGGCGCCGGGATCGCAGGTCGTCGCGGCGCCGCCTCCGGAGACGCCCGTCCCCGCACCCGTCGACGGGTCCTGTCCGTATCTCACCGACGACGAGGTCGCGGACATCAACGGGCAGCGCACCGGGCAGACCACCGTCACCGACGTGCAGCCCCACCCGATCTGCACCTTCACCCGCAGCGACGGCGGATGGCTGGCCACGGTCCGGTTCATCGCCGCCGACACTCCGCAGGCCGCCGTCGCCGCGGTCGACCAGCACGTCCCGATCGACGGGTCGGACCCGGCGAGCCAGCCGGCCGGCTGGTCGGGCGGATCCACGGTGCTCGCCGACCGGTCGGTCTACGCCGTCGCGAAGGGCACCATCGCCGTGGTCGCGGAGTCCAACCAGCTGCAGACGGTGAAGGGCCGGCAGATGGTGGTCACCGCGGTCGCCCGGCTCGGCCTGTGA
- the rpmG gene encoding 50S ribosomal protein L33 translates to MAQTDVRPIVKLRSTAGTGFTYVTRKNRRNDPDRMVLRKFDPVAGLHVDFREER, encoded by the coding sequence ATGGCTCAGACCGACGTCCGTCCGATCGTGAAACTGCGGTCCACGGCAGGCACCGGCTTCACCTACGTGACCCGCAAGAACCGGCGCAACGACCCCGATCGCATGGTCCTGCGGAAGTTCGACCCGGTCGCGGGACTGCACGTCGACTTTCGTGAGGAGCGTTGA
- the rpsR gene encoding 30S ribosomal protein S18, with the protein MATRTPRPNPKVSAVRAKRPAMLNPKVEHVDYKDVALLRRFVSDRGKIRSRRVTGLSPQQQRRMATAVRNAREMALLPYPGAGKRSS; encoded by the coding sequence ATGGCCACTCGTACCCCCCGTCCGAACCCCAAGGTCAGCGCGGTCCGGGCCAAGCGTCCGGCCATGCTCAACCCCAAGGTCGAGCACGTCGACTACAAGGACGTCGCCCTGCTTCGGCGGTTCGTCTCCGACCGCGGCAAGATCCGGTCCCGTCGCGTCACCGGGCTGAGCCCGCAGCAGCAGCGCCGTATGGCCACCGCTGTCCGCAACGCCCGGGAGATGGCCCTGCTGCCGTACCCCGGCGCCGGCAAGCGCTCCAGCTGA
- a CDS encoding Fur family transcriptional regulator gives MAATQRRNTTQRAAILQVLAETGEFVSAQDLHGALRATGSSIGLATVYRALQEMAGSGDLDTVRKESGEVLYRQCEQPSHHHHLVCRVCGRTQEIKAPGVEQWARAVAEEFGYVDLDHQMELFGVCAACAHERTRSGSPAEPAGVG, from the coding sequence ATGGCTGCGACGCAGCGACGGAACACCACCCAGCGGGCGGCGATCCTGCAGGTCCTGGCCGAGACCGGCGAGTTCGTCTCGGCGCAGGACCTGCACGGTGCACTGCGCGCGACCGGGTCCTCGATCGGCCTGGCCACCGTCTACCGCGCGCTGCAGGAGATGGCCGGCTCCGGCGACCTCGACACGGTGCGCAAGGAGTCCGGCGAGGTCCTCTACCGGCAGTGCGAGCAGCCCAGCCACCACCACCACCTGGTGTGCCGGGTCTGCGGTCGCACGCAGGAGATCAAGGCCCCCGGAGTGGAGCAGTGGGCCCGGGCCGTGGCCGAGGAGTTCGGGTACGTCGACCTGGACCACCAGATGGAGCTCTTCGGGGTCTGTGCCGCCTGCGCCCACGAGCGGACCCGGTCCGGGTCCCCGGCCGAGCCGGCCGGCGTTGGCTGA
- a CDS encoding NUDIX domain-containing protein, whose amino-acid sequence MVRISAGTLLHRPGPAGPEVLLVHMGGPLWARKDARAWSIPKGEMTPDEDPRQVAAREFAEELGSPLPDGPDIELGSVRQSGGKIVHAVARRADFDAATASSNTFELEWPPRSGRMQSFPEVDRAAWFDLDTAREKVVAGQVPLLDRLAEALRQIT is encoded by the coding sequence ATGGTGAGGATCAGCGCCGGAACCCTGCTCCACCGTCCTGGGCCGGCCGGCCCCGAGGTGCTGCTGGTGCACATGGGTGGTCCGCTGTGGGCCCGGAAGGACGCCCGCGCCTGGTCGATCCCCAAGGGGGAGATGACCCCGGACGAGGATCCCCGTCAGGTCGCGGCGCGGGAGTTCGCGGAGGAGCTCGGGTCCCCGCTGCCGGACGGCCCGGACATCGAGCTGGGCTCGGTGCGGCAGTCCGGCGGCAAGATCGTGCACGCCGTTGCCCGCCGGGCCGATTTCGACGCCGCGACGGCCAGCAGCAACACCTTCGAGCTGGAGTGGCCACCGCGATCGGGGCGGATGCAGAGCTTTCCCGAGGTCGACCGGGCCGCCTGGTTCGACCTGGACACCGCACGGGAGAAGGTCGTGGCCGGTCAGGTGCCCTTGCTCGACCGGCTGGCCGAGGCCCTGCGCCAGATCACCTGA